GGTTGTAGGCCGCCGTAATCCCCACAACCCAGAAGATGGTGAAAAAGTAATTTACAAGATTGACCGAAAAGATTTTAAGGTTGAGATAGAAAAGAATAAGAATCAAAGCAGCTACGGGCATGGCCACCATGAGCTTGATCTGGGGGTGCAAAAACCCAGCATCGTCTAAAATGCCTACCACCAGAAGCATGGTGGCTGCAGAAAGAATTAAAAGGAGATCTTTATGGAGTAAAGGCGAGAAGCTGTAAAGAAAGACCCCTACCAAATAACCCAAGTAGACCGTAATGCTCACGAGAAAAGGAGTCGGAGGGCTATGGATCTTTCTTGTATTGGGATGGTCAAGTACCCCAAGACCAACATCCATTCTTTTAAAAACAGGGGTAAGGATGAAGGTAACGACAAAAGCTAAGATGAACGGGAAAGGATTAAAATTTATCTCCTAGCCTTTCTGGTTTGATTTAAAAGCAAATCAGGGGATCAGCGGATCAGTGGGATGCTGATCAGGAGATCAAGGAATGGGTCCTGATGTTTTGATATTCTGATTAACTATTAGTCTAGTCTGTCTGGTTTTAGGTTAAAATCTATTTGGGGGAGGCGGAAACGTAAATGTCCCATGGGTGAATATGAGACTTTTCTTTTGTCAAAGATCATTTCGTTTGAATCTATTTTTTCTGCAAATAATCTCTGATGACCTTTATAAAATCCTTGAAATCTCCAAGATGTCTCATATAAATTCCATAAGTGATTGAATCATCGACCCCGTCATACACATGGATAAGAAAATTTCTGAACCTCACCATTGATTGAAACATACTGACTGTTTCTGTAGGGATAATCCCTCCCTTTGCCAAAATATCAAAACACTCTGCAAATGTCTCCGGCTCCTTCAGATCGAGAGCACTAACGAGATGCTTGCAAATATCGATCATCTGTTCTATAGCAAGCTCAAGATTCCGCTCTATGAACCTTTTGATCACAATATTCCCTTTAAATTCTTCATAACTTTCTATTTTTGCAATCTCTAATTCCCTTAAGAATTCTTCGATCTTTCGTAATTTCTTTTCGATCAGAGGTCGATCAATCATAAATGTTCATCCCCGAAACATTTTTGTACTCCTCATAGTCAGTCATGGTCTTCTCTCTGAATCTTGTGTAAAGGGACTCATCTTTCTTAATCAAGCGGATTCCATACTTCACAATCTGATGCCTGAGTAAAGGAGGAGCATTGTTGAGAACTACAAGATGGACTTCTTTCTCTAAAATATCAGAGAGTTTATTTGTGTAACCAAGCAGGTCAAGCCCCTCAGGCGGATTCTTAAAAAAAACCGCCACATCAAGGTCACTTCCCCTCTTCTGTCTGCCCTTCACATAGGATCCAAAAATAAAAGCAAACTGGACATTCGAATCCTCTTGAAAATATGCTTTGAGTTTTAGTATTATCTCATCCACCTGGGATTCGATGATCATATTTTCGGATTTCATAAAAAAAATTATAACACAAGAGCCTATTAAATTTAATCATTTCTTTTTGTGCAGGGCAGTCTCGATGAAAAGAAAACCTTATTAAAACGGGACCACTCATCAGGTCTCCTATTTCTTACGTTACCAATAATTTACACGGGATAGAAATAAAAAGATGATTAATTTCAGGGGAAAAAAATATTTAAATCTGGAGAAAAATGATTCATATTTACCTGATTCCACTTACGAAGTGGATAACTGTCTCTGTCATACTCGGCTATGTTCTTTGTACTGATATGATATATGCAACCATTAAGAAGGGATTCTTTTCGCATTACTCTTCCTTCGACACCACACTTTTTCAAATACTAAATACGCTGATCCCACTTATGAAGTGAAACGATTTATTCCAATAATAGATGTTTGATCTCATTCAGTTTTTTCTGATAATCCCGCCTTTCCTCAACAAATATCCTATAATCTTCAGGATCCATATTTAGATAGCTGGTAAAATAACATAATTGATCTTCCTTCTTACCAAGATACTCATGGTACGAAGAGTAAGGCCATTGATTTACCTCTTGTACAATATTCTCAGAGGTTGGGTTTAGATGAATATACCTCGTCAAATGTAACAATTGTTCATCTTTTTTTACCAATACACTTTTAAACCTACCCTGCCATAAGGGACCTTTTCTTTCATTCTTAATATTAAAATATCGAGTATAACTGTCTAAAAGATTTTTCATATAAATGGATATCCCTTTATCTTTCACCTGTACCAGTATCATATGAATATGAGTAGGCATAAGACAGTAAGCAACTATCAGTATAAGGCTTTCCTTGCCAGAAAGGTTTTTTCTTAAAAATTCATCTCTCTCTTCTAAGGTGTGGTAGATTGAAAATTTCACAGGAGGTTTTTCATAACTATAAAATTTGATCATTTCCATCATTCTTGAATAATCTTGAGTGGAGCGAAAAATTTTATAGCCAGCTATGCTTTTGGTACAAATATGATAAAG
The Nitrospirota bacterium genome window above contains:
- a CDS encoding nucleotidyltransferase domain-containing protein, whose amino-acid sequence is MKSENMIIESQVDEIILKLKAYFQEDSNVQFAFIFGSYVKGRQKRGSDLDVAVFFKNPPEGLDLLGYTNKLSDILEKEVHLVVLNNAPPLLRHQIVKYGIRLIKKDESLYTRFREKTMTDYEEYKNVSGMNIYD
- a CDS encoding transposase, with protein sequence MRKDPLINGCLYHICTKSIAGYKIFRSTQDYSRMMEMIKFYSYEKPPVKFSIYHTLEERDEFLRKNLSGKESLILIVAYCLMPTHIHMILVQVKDKGISIYMKNLLDSYTRYFNIKNERKGPLWQGRFKSVLVKKDEQLLHLTRYIHLNPTSENIVQEVNQWPYSSYHEYLGKKEDQLCYFTSYLNMDPEDYRIFVEERRDYQKKLNEIKHLLLE
- a CDS encoding DUF86 domain-containing protein; translation: MIDRPLIEKKLRKIEEFLRELEIAKIESYEEFKGNIVIKRFIERNLELAIEQMIDICKHLVSALDLKEPETFAECFDILAKGGIIPTETVSMFQSMVRFRNFLIHVYDGVDDSITYGIYMRHLGDFKDFIKVIRDYLQKK